One window of Robiginitalea biformata HTCC2501 genomic DNA carries:
- a CDS encoding low molecular weight protein-tyrosine-phosphatase, which yields MATRILMVCLGNICRSPLAEGIFASKLAGEDYVVDSAGTAGYHVGNPPDPRSIEVAAQYGIDISRQRCRRFSVSDFDNFDYIFAMDLENQANILSLARNERDRAKVSLLLEAGGKGRREVPDPYYGGADGFEQVYRMIDTACDYILAEYIGKPDGKKS from the coding sequence ATGGCGACCCGAATCCTGATGGTCTGCCTGGGCAATATCTGCCGGTCTCCCCTGGCCGAGGGGATTTTTGCATCCAAACTTGCCGGCGAAGACTATGTGGTGGATTCGGCAGGTACTGCCGGATACCATGTGGGCAATCCGCCCGATCCGCGTTCCATCGAGGTGGCGGCGCAATACGGAATCGACATCAGCCGACAGCGCTGCAGAAGGTTTTCGGTTTCCGATTTTGACAATTTTGACTATATTTTCGCCATGGATCTTGAGAACCAGGCCAATATTCTGAGCCTGGCCCGGAACGAACGGGACCGCGCCAAAGTGTCCCTGTTGCTGGAGGCCGGCGGCAAAGGCCGGCGGGAAGTCCCGGACCCGTATTACGGCGGGGCCGACGGCTTTGAACAGGTCTACCGGATGATCGATACGGCCTGCGATTACATCCTCGCAGAATATATAGGCAAACCCGATGGAAAAAAATCCTGA
- a CDS encoding SAM-dependent methyltransferase encodes MEKNPDTYGKLYLIPSLLGDNEPLGVLPLTVKQTVEQLSHFIVENERTARRFIKKITPRKSQPSLVLFPLNKYTEAAAIPEYLAPCLEGISVGVLSEAGCPAIADPGSDIVALAHARGIRVVPLVGPSSIFLALMASGLNGQNFAFNGYLPIETSERKKVLKTLEKRSGEFGQSQFFMETPYRNEKLLAELVRTLRKETLLCIAADLTLESEYIQTRTVGDWANHLPDLNKRPAIFGIQSK; translated from the coding sequence ATGGAAAAAAATCCTGATACTTACGGGAAACTCTACCTGATCCCCTCCCTTTTGGGCGATAACGAACCGCTGGGCGTATTACCGTTGACCGTAAAGCAAACCGTGGAACAACTCTCGCATTTCATCGTGGAAAATGAGCGGACGGCCCGGAGGTTCATCAAAAAAATTACCCCGCGGAAATCGCAGCCTTCACTCGTATTGTTCCCGCTAAACAAATACACAGAAGCCGCAGCCATCCCGGAATACCTGGCGCCCTGCCTGGAGGGAATTTCGGTAGGTGTCCTCTCAGAGGCGGGCTGCCCGGCCATAGCCGATCCGGGTTCGGATATCGTAGCCCTGGCCCATGCCCGGGGCATCCGGGTAGTGCCGCTGGTTGGCCCTTCCTCCATCTTCCTGGCCCTGATGGCCAGTGGGTTAAACGGCCAGAATTTTGCCTTTAACGGCTACCTGCCCATCGAAACGTCCGAAAGGAAAAAGGTGCTGAAAACGCTCGAAAAGCGATCCGGGGAATTCGGTCAGTCCCAATTTTTTATGGAAACCCCCTACAGGAATGAAAAGCTGTTGGCGGAGCTGGTCCGGACACTTCGAAAGGAAACGCTGCTCTGTATCGCGGCAGACCTGACCCTGGAATCCGAATATATCCAGACCCGGACCGTCGGGGATTGGGCAAATCACCTGCCCGACCTCAACAAGCGTCCGGCCATTTTTGGCATCCAGTCAAAATAG
- a CDS encoding DMT family transporter, which yields MWDLILSIASSSLIFVVFKGYSRFRVNTFYAIIGNYLTACSVGFIFFPRTLSLPEIPGKPWFLPAVALGVLFIVIFNLMARTSQQLGVSVASVATKMSLVIPVVAGVVLYGEVLGPIKIAGIALALVAVYFASVKTRKVSWEPRLLYLPALVFLGSGIIDTSIKYLEETRIPDAEYPLFSACIFGAAGTTGILVTALRKPRELFTWRPRNLLGGLALGIPNFFSIYFLLKALQFDGLTSAAIFTLNNVGIVTLTTLLGIAFFGEKLSARNWLGVGLALVSIAIISS from the coding sequence ATGTGGGACCTGATTTTGAGTATCGCCAGCTCCAGCCTGATATTCGTCGTCTTTAAGGGATATAGCCGTTTTCGCGTAAACACCTTCTATGCCATTATCGGAAATTACCTGACCGCCTGCAGCGTGGGCTTTATTTTCTTCCCCAGAACCCTTTCGCTTCCGGAAATCCCGGGAAAACCCTGGTTTTTGCCTGCCGTCGCCCTGGGGGTTCTCTTTATCGTCATTTTTAACCTGATGGCCCGGACATCTCAGCAACTGGGCGTTTCGGTAGCCTCGGTGGCCACCAAGATGTCCCTGGTCATCCCGGTGGTTGCCGGGGTGGTCCTCTACGGAGAAGTCCTCGGGCCGATCAAGATAGCCGGAATTGCCCTGGCATTGGTAGCCGTGTATTTTGCCTCCGTCAAAACCCGCAAGGTCTCCTGGGAGCCCCGGCTGCTCTACCTGCCCGCCCTGGTTTTCCTGGGCTCGGGCATCATCGACACGAGCATCAAATACCTGGAGGAAACCCGGATCCCGGATGCGGAATACCCCTTGTTCTCCGCCTGCATCTTCGGGGCCGCCGGCACTACCGGCATCCTGGTCACCGCCCTGAGGAAACCCCGGGAGCTTTTCACCTGGCGGCCGCGCAACCTGCTCGGGGGCCTGGCCCTGGGTATCCCCAACTTTTTTTCAATCTACTTCCTGCTCAAAGCCCTGCAATTCGACGGGCTCACCAGTGCCGCTATTTTTACACTGAATAACGTGGGTATCGTAACGCTCACCACCCTGCTTGGTATTGCTTTTTTCGGGGAGAAATTATCCGCCCGCAACTGGTTGGGCGTTGGCCTGGCACTGGTAAGCATCGCCATTATAAGTTCGTAA
- a CDS encoding acyl-CoA thioesterase produces the protein MQEHQISFRVRYGETDQMGVVYHGNYPEYMEMGRVEWLRALGISYREMEENGCMLPVISLSVQYKKPAVYDDLITVVTRLKNIPTVRIQFEYEIRSEKGEILALAETDLAFLDTSTRKPMRCPAYLMEKLKQE, from the coding sequence ATGCAGGAACACCAGATTTCTTTCCGCGTCCGCTATGGCGAAACCGACCAGATGGGAGTGGTCTATCACGGGAATTACCCGGAATATATGGAGATGGGAAGGGTGGAGTGGCTCAGGGCCCTGGGGATTTCCTACAGGGAGATGGAAGAAAACGGATGTATGTTGCCGGTAATTTCCCTATCCGTTCAATATAAAAAACCGGCCGTTTACGACGACCTGATCACCGTGGTTACCCGGCTCAAAAATATACCTACCGTTCGTATACAATTCGAGTACGAAATCCGGTCGGAAAAAGGGGAAATTCTCGCCCTGGCCGAAACCGATCTGGCCTTTTTGGACACCTCCACCCGGAAACCCATGCGCTGCCCTGCGTATCTGATGGAAAAATTAAAACAGGAGTAA
- a CDS encoding HAD family hydrolase — translation MIKNLIFDFGDVIIDLDKEGVPRALAGYGLSGADPELVSWANQYEAGQMTSTEFLDRLGNRLGEPDREVLVRHWNTTIRHLPEGRLEFLENLRDSGGFRMFLLSNTNELHMACVARQLGEETFSRLKACFEGFYLSYQIGMRKPEPGIFRHVLEENRLAPGETLFIDDTLEHILGARSLGIATWHLQVGQEDVRELKNRL, via the coding sequence ATGATTAAAAACCTGATATTCGATTTTGGGGACGTGATCATCGACCTCGACAAGGAAGGGGTGCCCCGGGCTTTGGCGGGGTATGGGCTCTCCGGGGCCGACCCGGAACTCGTATCATGGGCCAACCAATACGAAGCGGGCCAAATGACCAGCACCGAATTCCTCGACCGGCTGGGCAACCGCCTTGGGGAACCCGATCGGGAAGTACTCGTCAGGCATTGGAATACCACCATCCGCCACCTCCCGGAAGGCCGCCTTGAATTCCTGGAAAACCTCCGCGACTCCGGGGGTTTTCGGATGTTTTTACTCAGCAATACGAACGAGTTGCACATGGCCTGTGTGGCCCGACAGCTGGGGGAAGAGACTTTTTCCCGGTTAAAAGCATGTTTTGAAGGCTTTTACCTGTCCTACCAGATAGGGATGCGCAAACCGGAACCCGGGATCTTCCGGCATGTGCTGGAGGAGAACCGGTTGGCGCCCGGGGAAACACTGTTTATCGACGACACCCTTGAACATATCCTGGGGGCGCGTTCGCTGGGAATTGCCACCTGGCACCTGCAGGTGGGACAGGAGGATGTCCGGGAACTCAAAAACCGCCTCTGA
- a CDS encoding IMPACT family protein produces the protein MEQNLSFRTLKAPCGPSEYRDRKSKFLGYAYPVNTTSGAQELVDALWREHPGAAHICYAYRIGVSQPEIRMQDDGEPANSSAPPIFGQIESYDLHSVLVCVVRYYGGVKLGVGGLIQAYREAAKSCLELGRIEVRRPSAVLVLRFTYDDLDAVLRIVDQRRLRVVRREMALSCRMDLEIPLSDLNRIREIFGPLPEVFIEVEERTES, from the coding sequence ATGGAGCAGAACCTGTCTTTCCGTACGCTGAAAGCCCCTTGCGGCCCTTCCGAATACCGCGATCGAAAGAGCAAGTTCCTCGGGTATGCATATCCTGTCAATACCACCTCCGGGGCACAGGAACTTGTGGACGCCCTCTGGCGGGAACATCCGGGCGCCGCCCACATCTGTTATGCGTACCGTATAGGAGTCAGTCAACCGGAGATCCGCATGCAGGATGACGGGGAGCCCGCCAATTCATCGGCCCCGCCAATATTCGGGCAAATCGAGTCCTATGACCTCCACAGCGTCCTGGTGTGCGTGGTGCGGTATTACGGGGGTGTAAAACTGGGCGTGGGCGGTTTGATACAGGCGTACCGGGAAGCTGCAAAATCCTGCCTGGAACTCGGCCGCATTGAGGTTCGCCGACCGTCGGCCGTCCTGGTCCTGCGCTTTACCTATGACGATCTGGATGCCGTGCTCCGGATTGTCGACCAGCGGCGCCTGCGGGTGGTACGGAGGGAAATGGCTCTTTCGTGCCGGATGGACCTGGAAATACCCCTTTCAGACCTAAACCGGATCCGGGAGATCTTTGGGCCGCTGCCGGAGGTATTCATTGAGGTGGAAGAACGAACGGAGTCGTAA
- a CDS encoding lysozyme family protein translates to MIFVLASFDADSPLDNVRVPESLIATDSLPQLQPVPEMEFRAQRRPGGIPFPGSSYIGFREALAFKESGGDYFTTNTLGYLGKYQFGIGTLQLMGVYNAATFLSNPELQEKAFATNLARNKWILRRDIPRFAGKRINGVEVTESGILAAAHLAGAGNVKKYLRSGGSYEAVDAYGTSITNYLRKFRGYDMSGILPEKNPKVDF, encoded by the coding sequence ATGATCTTTGTTTTGGCGAGTTTTGATGCGGATTCACCACTCGACAATGTCCGGGTCCCCGAATCCCTGATCGCCACAGATTCGCTCCCCCAATTGCAACCCGTGCCGGAGATGGAATTCCGGGCTCAACGCAGGCCGGGCGGGATCCCTTTTCCCGGAAGCAGTTATATCGGTTTCCGGGAGGCCTTGGCCTTTAAGGAATCCGGCGGCGATTATTTCACTACGAATACGCTGGGCTACCTCGGGAAATATCAATTCGGAATAGGCACCCTGCAGTTGATGGGGGTATACAATGCCGCCACTTTTTTAAGCAACCCGGAATTACAGGAGAAAGCGTTTGCCACAAACCTGGCGCGGAACAAATGGATCCTGCGACGGGATATCCCCCGATTTGCAGGCAAAAGGATCAACGGGGTGGAGGTTACGGAATCCGGTATCCTGGCGGCTGCCCACCTGGCCGGAGCGGGCAATGTGAAAAAGTACCTGCGCAGCGGGGGCTCCTATGAGGCGGTAGATGCCTACGGGACGAGTATTACCAATTACCTCCGTAAATTCAGGGGGTACGACATGTCGGGAATCCTTCCCGAGAAAAACCCCAAAGTAGATTTTTAG
- the dnaA gene encoding chromosomal replication initiator protein DnaA, with protein sequence MNVTANSVWKNCLAFIEDNIQPQAFKTWFVPIKPVKLSEKALSIQVPSKFFYEWLEEHYVKLLKVALTRELGEGAKLVYVIKMENTYGNREPFTEKIPSANRGQMTPQEMDVPIKSKNPELKNPFVIPGIRNIKIESQLNPSYNFENFLEGDSNRLARSAGMAVANKPGGTSFNPLLVFGGVGLGKTHLAHAIGVEIKDKYPERTVLYISAEKFTQQYIESVRKNTRNDFIHFYQLIDVLIIDDVQFLSGKSGTQDVFFHIFNHLHQNGKQVILTSDKAPVDMQDIEQRLLSRFKWGLSAELQSPDYETRVCILKNKLYRDGVEMPEEIIDYVAKHIKSNIRELEGAIISLIAQSSFNKKEVTLDLAQQVVEKFVKNTKREVSIEYIQKVVSDYFEMDVATLQSKTRKRHIVQARQLAMFFAKKFTKASLASIGSQIGKRDHATVLHACKTVDNLAETDKQFRKYIEDLTKKFS encoded by the coding sequence ATGAATGTTACTGCGAATTCCGTATGGAAGAATTGTTTGGCTTTTATAGAAGACAACATCCAACCGCAGGCCTTCAAAACTTGGTTCGTCCCCATTAAGCCCGTTAAGCTCTCCGAAAAGGCGCTGAGCATCCAGGTACCCAGTAAATTTTTCTACGAATGGCTCGAGGAGCACTATGTGAAATTGCTCAAAGTGGCGCTCACAAGGGAACTGGGCGAAGGTGCCAAACTGGTCTATGTAATTAAAATGGAAAACACTTACGGCAACCGGGAACCCTTCACGGAAAAAATACCGAGTGCCAACCGGGGGCAGATGACGCCCCAGGAGATGGATGTGCCGATAAAATCCAAGAATCCGGAACTGAAGAACCCGTTTGTGATCCCGGGCATCCGCAATATCAAGATCGAATCGCAACTCAACCCGAGCTACAATTTTGAGAATTTCCTGGAAGGGGATTCCAACCGGCTGGCCCGATCGGCCGGGATGGCGGTAGCCAACAAACCCGGGGGCACCTCGTTTAACCCGCTCCTGGTCTTTGGCGGCGTCGGCCTCGGCAAGACGCACCTGGCCCATGCCATCGGGGTGGAAATCAAGGACAAATACCCGGAACGCACCGTCCTCTATATCTCCGCGGAAAAATTTACCCAACAATATATCGAATCCGTTCGCAAGAATACGCGCAACGATTTCATCCATTTCTACCAACTCATCGACGTCCTGATTATCGACGATGTACAATTCCTCTCCGGGAAGAGCGGGACCCAGGATGTATTTTTCCACATCTTCAACCACCTCCACCAGAACGGCAAGCAGGTAATCCTTACCTCAGACAAGGCGCCGGTGGACATGCAGGACATCGAACAGCGGCTGTTGTCCCGTTTCAAATGGGGCCTTTCCGCCGAACTGCAGAGCCCGGATTACGAAACGCGGGTCTGCATCCTGAAGAACAAGTTGTACCGGGACGGGGTGGAAATGCCCGAGGAAATCATCGATTACGTCGCCAAGCACATCAAATCGAACATCCGGGAACTGGAAGGCGCCATCATCTCGCTGATCGCGCAATCTTCCTTCAACAAAAAGGAAGTGACCCTGGACCTCGCCCAACAGGTGGTAGAGAAATTCGTAAAAAACACGAAGCGGGAAGTTTCCATCGAATACATCCAAAAGGTCGTTTCGGATTACTTTGAAATGGATGTGGCCACGCTCCAGTCCAAGACCCGGAAGCGACACATCGTACAGGCCCGGCAGCTGGCCATGTTCTTTGCCAAGAAGTTTACAAAGGCCTCCCTGGCAAGCATTGGATCCCAGATCGGCAAACGGGATCACGCTACCGTGCTACACGCCTGCAAGACCGTCGACAACCTCGCTGAAACCGACAAGCAGTTTCGGAAATACATCGAGGATCTCACCAAGAAATTTTCATAA
- the mltG gene encoding endolytic transglycosylase MltG: protein MYRKKILLFVLLGGLIVAGAFAYLIYRALFVPNTAFENEVAYVYIRTGAPYDSVRLRLEPLLRDLETFDAVARRKKYTSNVRAGRYPIRRGMNNNEIINSLRSANTPVQVSFNNQERPASLAGRIAGQIEADSASLLEAFTDTAFLAQHGWTRDQALVPYIPNSYEFFWDTDALEFRERMLEEYNRFWNEARREKAAEVGLEPEEVIALASIVHKETAKPDERPRVAGLYLNRLRRNMALQADPTVIYAIKRETGNYDTIIKRVLYRDLELDSPYNTYKYGGIPPGPIFMPDISAIEAVLNPESHNYLYMVADTENFGYHQFAETLSQHNRNKEQYIRWINSMNIRR, encoded by the coding sequence ATGTATCGTAAAAAGATTTTGCTTTTCGTTTTGCTGGGCGGCCTGATCGTCGCCGGGGCCTTTGCCTACCTGATCTACCGGGCACTATTTGTGCCGAATACGGCTTTTGAAAACGAGGTGGCCTATGTCTATATACGCACCGGGGCGCCGTATGATTCCGTGCGTTTGCGCCTGGAACCATTGCTCAGGGACCTTGAAACGTTCGATGCGGTAGCCCGCCGTAAAAAATACACCTCCAATGTACGGGCCGGCAGGTACCCCATCCGGCGCGGGATGAACAACAACGAAATCATCAATTCGCTTCGTTCGGCAAATACACCCGTACAGGTATCCTTCAACAACCAGGAGCGGCCCGCGTCCCTGGCCGGCCGGATAGCCGGGCAGATTGAGGCGGATTCCGCCTCCCTGCTGGAAGCATTTACCGATACGGCATTCCTGGCACAGCACGGATGGACCCGGGACCAGGCCCTGGTGCCTTACATCCCCAACAGCTACGAATTTTTCTGGGATACCGACGCCCTGGAATTCCGGGAGCGGATGCTGGAGGAGTACAATCGGTTCTGGAATGAGGCGCGCCGGGAAAAGGCTGCGGAGGTTGGACTGGAACCTGAAGAAGTGATCGCCCTGGCGTCGATTGTACATAAGGAAACCGCCAAACCCGACGAACGCCCCCGGGTGGCCGGGCTTTACCTGAACCGCCTCAGAAGGAATATGGCCCTGCAAGCCGACCCGACGGTGATTTACGCAATCAAGCGGGAAACCGGGAATTACGACACCATTATCAAACGCGTCCTCTACCGCGACCTGGAGCTGGATTCCCCGTACAACACCTACAAGTACGGGGGGATACCGCCCGGGCCTATTTTCATGCCGGATATTTCGGCCATTGAGGCCGTGCTCAACCCGGAGTCCCACAACTACCTCTATATGGTTGCGGACACCGAAAACTTTGGTTATCACCAGTTTGCGGAGACGCTATCGCAACATAACCGAAATAAAGAGCAGTATATCCGGTGGATAAACTCGATGAATATCCGCCGGTAA
- the dapF gene encoding diaminopimelate epimerase encodes MEQLFYKYQATGNDFILIDNRLGGFPGNDSSHIANLCHRRFGIGADGLILLENDPGADFRMVYFNSDGRPGSMCGNGGRCITAFAKFLGIVGDTCRFVASDGLHEARISGESVSLRMADVGEIRHKKNYSFLNTGSPHHVQEVSGLEAYDVDREGKRLRYSLYGEPGSNINFVELQPDGVLHVRTYERGVEAETYSCGTGVTAAAIAMEAQGKHPEQPTRIRTRGGDLEVAFRKDAGAYTDIWLTGPARMVFKGTLS; translated from the coding sequence ATGGAACAGCTTTTTTATAAATACCAGGCAACCGGAAACGACTTTATCCTGATCGACAACCGCCTGGGCGGGTTTCCCGGGAATGACTCCTCCCACATCGCCAATCTCTGCCACCGTCGCTTCGGAATCGGGGCCGACGGGTTGATCCTGCTAGAAAACGATCCGGGCGCGGACTTCCGCATGGTATATTTTAATTCGGACGGCAGGCCCGGGAGCATGTGCGGCAATGGGGGCCGCTGTATTACGGCTTTTGCAAAATTCCTGGGGATCGTAGGCGACACCTGTCGTTTCGTCGCATCGGACGGCCTGCACGAGGCCCGGATCAGCGGGGAATCCGTGTCCCTCCGTATGGCAGATGTGGGGGAGATCCGGCACAAAAAAAACTATAGCTTCCTCAACACGGGTTCGCCCCACCACGTCCAGGAAGTGTCCGGCCTGGAGGCTTATGACGTGGATCGGGAGGGGAAGCGCCTGCGTTACAGTTTGTACGGGGAGCCGGGCAGCAATATCAATTTTGTGGAACTGCAGCCTGACGGGGTCCTGCATGTACGCACCTACGAACGCGGGGTGGAGGCGGAAACCTACTCCTGCGGCACGGGGGTTACGGCCGCGGCCATTGCGATGGAGGCCCAGGGGAAACACCCGGAGCAACCTACGCGGATCCGCACGCGCGGGGGCGACCTGGAAGTTGCTTTCCGCAAGGACGCCGGTGCCTATACGGATATCTGGCTGACAGGTCCGGCCCGGATGGTATTTAAAGGAACCCTGTCGTGA
- a CDS encoding GNAT family N-acetyltransferase — MKLEGENIRLRALEPEDLEFLYALENDPEIWEISGTLTPYSKKILRQYLEVAHRDIYEAKQLRLAICRQDHRCIGLIDLFDFDPRHLRAGLGIVISEDASRKKGYGEEAIRLVCEYGFRVLGLHQIYAGVGADNAASLRVFKKAGFRETGVRVDWTRTAKGFRDEVFLQKFHPDVS, encoded by the coding sequence GTGAAACTGGAAGGTGAAAATATCCGTTTGCGGGCCCTGGAACCGGAAGACCTCGAATTCCTGTACGCCCTTGAGAACGACCCGGAAATCTGGGAGATCAGTGGCACGCTGACCCCGTATTCAAAAAAGATACTCCGGCAATATCTCGAAGTTGCCCACCGGGATATCTATGAGGCCAAGCAACTGCGCCTGGCAATTTGCCGGCAGGACCATCGCTGCATTGGCCTGATCGACCTGTTTGATTTTGATCCCCGCCACTTGCGCGCTGGTCTGGGGATCGTTATTTCCGAGGATGCCTCCCGCAAGAAGGGATATGGCGAAGAAGCCATCCGCCTGGTCTGCGAGTACGGGTTCCGCGTCCTGGGCCTGCACCAGATTTACGCAGGGGTCGGGGCGGACAATGCTGCGAGCCTCAGGGTATTTAAAAAGGCCGGTTTCCGGGAAACCGGGGTCCGGGTAGACTGGACCCGGACGGCCAAAGGTTTCCGGGACGAAGTTTTCCTCCAAAAATTCCATCCGGATGTATCGTAA
- a CDS encoding S1C family serine protease: MKRIAGLFFIAIAAGATTLGAYKLFFEPRATTYLTENDSMPVFHTAGTPAYSAGAGIDEADFTLAAENTVNAVVHVKNVTLSRGSGSLLEFLYGYEERARPQVGTGSGVIISPDGHIVTNNHVISRANQLTVTLNNNRTYDATVIGTDPNTDIALIKIEPERPLPYLAFGDSDNVRIGEWVLAVGNPFNLTSTVTAGIVSAKARDLGRNQSFIQTDAAVNPGNSGGALVNTNGDLIGINTAITSQTGSYIGYSFAVPSNIARKIVEDLLEYGDVQKGVIGIESPRLNTRYAVENGIDEIDGVFVDGVEEGSGAEEAGLERGDIIRRVDDIRVRRMADLTGYISTKRPGDEVRVVLERDGEELAVPVEIRERQTTVVPRMGVKVKNLTDAEKERYGTEVGVKIVGVPETYRRYDLEGKIILAVDDDEIRDIEDARNLFAKISRYGNTSITLLDENGQKERIIFQ; the protein is encoded by the coding sequence ATGAAGCGTATCGCCGGACTTTTTTTTATCGCTATTGCCGCAGGGGCAACTACCCTTGGGGCGTATAAGTTATTTTTCGAACCCCGTGCGACCACCTACCTGACCGAAAACGACTCGATGCCGGTATTCCACACGGCCGGCACCCCGGCCTATTCCGCAGGTGCCGGGATTGACGAAGCCGATTTCACCCTGGCTGCCGAGAATACGGTAAACGCCGTGGTACACGTCAAGAATGTCACCCTGAGCCGCGGGAGCGGCAGCCTGCTGGAATTCCTCTACGGGTATGAAGAACGGGCCCGCCCGCAGGTGGGGACGGGATCCGGGGTAATCATCTCCCCGGACGGGCATATCGTGACCAACAACCATGTGATTTCCCGGGCCAACCAGCTGACAGTCACCCTGAACAACAACCGGACCTATGACGCCACAGTCATCGGCACGGACCCGAATACGGATATCGCCCTGATCAAGATAGAACCCGAACGCCCCCTCCCCTATCTCGCTTTCGGGGATTCAGACAATGTGCGCATCGGGGAATGGGTCCTGGCGGTGGGAAATCCGTTTAATCTGACATCGACGGTAACGGCGGGAATCGTGAGCGCCAAGGCGCGCGACCTGGGCAGGAACCAGTCGTTTATTCAAACCGATGCGGCCGTCAACCCCGGGAATAGCGGGGGAGCCCTGGTCAATACCAACGGCGACCTGATTGGCATCAATACGGCCATCACCTCCCAGACGGGTTCCTACATCGGCTATTCCTTTGCCGTCCCCAGCAACATCGCGCGGAAAATCGTGGAGGATCTGTTGGAATACGGCGACGTACAAAAAGGGGTCATCGGTATCGAATCTCCCCGCCTGAACACCCGGTACGCGGTGGAAAACGGCATTGATGAAATCGACGGCGTCTTTGTGGACGGGGTGGAAGAAGGTTCCGGAGCGGAAGAGGCCGGCCTGGAACGGGGCGACATTATCCGGAGGGTCGACGATATCCGCGTGCGGCGGATGGCAGACCTCACCGGCTATATCTCCACGAAACGCCCGGGGGACGAAGTCCGGGTGGTCCTGGAACGGGATGGGGAAGAACTGGCTGTCCCCGTGGAAATCCGGGAACGGCAGACCACCGTCGTGCCGCGAATGGGGGTTAAGGTCAAAAACCTTACAGATGCGGAAAAAGAACGTTACGGAACCGAAGTGGGCGTCAAAATCGTAGGGGTCCCCGAAACCTACCGGAGGTACGACCTGGAGGGCAAGATCATATTGGCTGTAGACGATGACGAGATCCGGGATATCGAAGACGCCCGGAACCTCTTTGCCAAGATTTCCCGCTATGGGAATACGAGTATCACCCTGCTGGATGAGAACGGCCAAAAAGAACGGATCATCTTTCAGTAA